Proteins encoded within one genomic window of Calonectris borealis chromosome 1, bCalBor7.hap1.2, whole genome shotgun sequence:
- the FGL2 gene encoding fibroleukin → MQALPPISENSVGSLITHRLQAAFIKLFHFCIVPRTASFSVKMKLLVYIVLLKTALLALTNVFAVVLEDGEDAKEGKVTETCPIKLKTNRKCDEGEDCPYQINLPPMTMQLPKEFRLLEKTVKEVQTLKEAVNKLKKCCQDCKLQADDNQERDSSNEFLLPNAETPAENSKIQDNRVKELQSKVNRMATSLKNAKNQIQTLQGRLEKMSLINMNNVEHYVDSKVANLTFVVNSLDNKCSSKCPAMQPRPVIQIMQRDCADHYTAGRRSNGIYRISPDPRNDSFEVYCDMQTHGGGWTVLQRRQDGSTNFNRTWNDYKNGFGNLSREFWLGNDKIHLLTKSQEMQLRIELEDFNGIREYAKYEHFYVANEYLKYRLSVHGYSGTAGDALHYSRHYNHDQKFFTTPDKDNDRYSSGNCGAYYSSGWWFDACLSANLNGKYYHKKYKGVRNGIFWGTWHGMSDDIPSGYRQAFKSVKIMIRPKSFVQ, encoded by the exons ATGCAAGCACTCCCACCCATTTCTGAGAACAGTGTAGGCAGTCTGATAACTCACAGGCTTCAAGCTGCCTTTATAAAGTTGTTCCACTTTTGCATAGTTCCTCGTACTGCTAGTTTCTCTGTGAAGATGAAGCTGCTCGTTTACATAGTCTTGCTGAAGACAGCTCTCCTTGCTTTAACAAATGTCTTTGCAGTTGTTTTAGAAGATGGAGAGGATGCTAAAGAAGGAAAAGTTACTGAGACTTGTCCTATAAAGCTCAAAACTAATCGGAAATGTGATGAAGGAGAGGATTGTCCATATCAGATAAATCTGCCTCCGATGACCATGCAGTTACCCAAAGAATTCAGACTGCTTGAGAAGACTGTCAAAGAAGTACAGACCCTTAAAGAAGCAGTAAACAAGCTGAAGAAATGCTGCCAAGATTGCAAGCTGCAGGCAGATGACAACCAAGAAAGAGACAGTAGTAATGAATTCCTGCTACCTAATGCAGAAACTccagcagaaaacagcaaaatccaAGATAACAGAGTAAAGGAACTGCAAAGCAAAGTTAACAGAATGGCAACCAgcttaaaaaatgcaaagaaccAGATTCAGACACTGCAGGGTCGTTTAGAGAAGATGAGCCTTATAAATATGAACAATGTAGAACATTATGTTGATAGCAAAGTTGCTAATTTGACGTTTGTTGTGAACAGCCTTGATAACAAATGTTCCTCTAAATGCCCAGCAATGCAACCAAGACCTG TTATACAAATAATGCAGAGAGACTGTGCTGATCATTACACAGCAGGCAGAAGGAGTAACGGAATCTACAGGATTAGCCCTGACCCCAGAAATGATAGCTTTGAAGTTTATTGTGACATGCAAACACATGGAGGCGGCTGGACAGTGCTGCAACGGCGTCAGGATGGTAGCACTAACTTTAACAGAACCTGGAATGACTACAAAAATGGCTTTGGAAACCTCAGCAGGGAGTTTTGGCTGGGGAATGACAAAATTCACCTCCTGACAAAGAGCCAGGAAATGCAACTGAGAATTGAACTTGAAGATTTCAATGGTATCAGAGAGTACGCAAAATATGAACACTTCTATGTGGCCAACGAATATCTAAAGTACCGTCTAAGCGTTCATGGCTATAGTGGCACAGCAGGAGATGCCCTTCACTACAGCAGGCATTACAACCATGATCAAAAGTTCTTTACAACTCCGGACAAGGACAACGATAGGTATTCTTCAGGAAACTGTGGAGCATACTACAGCTCTGGCTGGTGGTTTGATGCATGCTTGTCTGCCAACCTCAATGGCAAGTACTACCACAAGAAATACAAAGGTGTTCGCAATGGCATTTTCTGGGGTACATGGCATGGTATGTCTGACGATATTCCCAGTGGATATAGGCAAGCCTTTAAATCAGTAAAAATCATGATCAGACCCAAAAGTTTTGTGCAGTAA